GACACCGAGGTCCTCGTCCAGCGTGCGGTGGCCCTGGCGCGCGAGTCCGGGCGGGCGCTTCGCGTCGCCGACGTCGGCACCGGCAGCGGCTGCATCGCCATCGCCGTCGCGCACTACGCGCCGGGTGTCGAGGTGTGGGCGGGCGACATCAGCGGCGCAGCGCTGGAGGTGGCGGCTGGCAACGTGGCCAAGCACGGGTTGGAGACGCGCGTCCATCTGGTCTGTGGCGATCTGATGGCGCCGCTGCCCGGGGCCTTCGACCTGGTCTGCGCCAACCTTCCCTACCTGGCGGCGGGATCCGAGCTGGCGCCGGAGGTGCTGGCGCAGCCGGCGCGAGCCCTGTATGCGGAGGCGGATGGCGCCGGGCTGGTAACGCGGCTATTGGCGGAGGCGCCGGCGCGGCTCAATCCCGGCGGCAGGGTGCTCGCGGAGGTCGACCCCTCAATCCTTGCGGTCGTTCTCGACGCGGCGGGCGGGCATTTTGGCGAGCACGTCGTGCACCGCGACCTTGGCGGCCACGAGCGGGTGCTGGAAGCATGGTCCTGAAGCCGACGCGGGCCGGGCTCACGCGCGCCGCCCAGCTGATCCGCGGTGGGAGCGTGATCGCGTTCCCGACCGACACGGTCTACGGGCTGGGGGCGGCCGCGGATGACGAGGTGGCGAGGCGCCGGGTCTACCAGATCAAGGGCCGGCCGGCCGGGCTGCCGCTCATCCTCATGGTCGCCGCCGAGTCGCAGCTGGAGGGCTGGGTGCACGTCGATTCGCGGGCAGAGGCGATGATCCGGCGCTGGTGGCCGGGACCGCTGACCTTGATCCTGCACGCCAAGGGCGGAGGCACGCTCGGGGTTCGCATTCCCAAGCACCAGGTCGCGCTCGACCTGCTCAGCGCCGCGGGGCCGCTGATGACGACCAGCGCGAACCTTCACGGTAAGGATCCGGCGATGACGGCGGAGGACGCGGGCGCGTTGCCGGGCGTGATGGTGGTGCTGGACGGGGGCGCGGCGCCAGGAGGCCTGGCGTCCACGGTGCTCGACCTCACCGGCCCCGAGCCGCACGTGCTGCGCGAAGGCGCCATCCCGACCTCCGAGCTGCTGGGTCCGCCACCCCCTCACGCCGGCTGACGGCGCGCACGCCGACCGCCTGAGCCGAGATAGGATTCGCTCATGGCCGCACCCATCACCACGATGACCTTTCGCGCCCTCGACCGCGACGATCCCGAGGTCGCCAACCTCATCCGCAAGGAGTTCAAGCGCCAGTCCGAGACGCTGGAGCTCATCGCGTCGGAGAACCTGACCAGCCCGGCGATCCTCGAGGCGCTGGGCACGCTCCTCACCAACAAGTACGCGGAGGGCTATCCCGGCCGGCGCTATTACGGCGGCACGGGGGAGGTGATCGACAAGATCGAGTCCCTGGCCGTGGAGCGGGCCAAGGAGCTGTTCGGCGCCGAGTACGTGAACGTCCAGCCGCACGCCGGCTCGCAGGCCAACGCCGCCGTGTACATGGCCGTCTGCCAGCCGGGCGACCGGGTGATGGGGATGGACCTGTCCGCGGGCGGTCATCTGACCCACGGCAGCCCCGCGAACTTCAGCGGCAAGCTCTACGAGATCCATTCGTACGGCGTCGACCGCGAGACCGAGCTCATCGACTATGACGCGATGGAGAAGCTGGCGGAGCGGGTGCGGCCCAAGATGATCCTGGGAGGCTTTTCGGCGTACTCTCGAATCGTCGACTGGGCGCGGATGCGACAGATCGCCGACTCGGTCGGGGCGACGTTCTTTGTCGACATGGCGCATGTCGCCGGCCTGGTCGCGGGCGACCAGTACCCGTCACCGATTCCCTACGCGGACGTCACGACCACGACGACGCAGAAGACGCTGCGTGGCGCCTGGGGCGCGATCATCCTGTGCCGCAACGAGTACCAGAAGGCGATCGACTCCGCGGTGTTTCCCGGCATCCAGGGCGGACCGCTGATGCACGCCATCGCGGCCAAGGCGGTGTGCTTCGGAGAGGCGCTGAGGCCGGAGTTCAAGGTCTACGCCAAGCAGGTG
Above is a window of bacterium DNA encoding:
- the prmC gene encoding peptide chain release factor N(5)-glutamine methyltransferase; protein product: MSTSWSPPWSTPSGRRSSTALPPDPAPLTVLEVLKLASNHLHKRGSDSARLDAEVLLAHALGVRRLDLYLRFDRPLSEAELGPYRALVARRVRGEPVAYLVGHKEFMALDFEVTPAVLVPNPDTEVLVQRAVALARESGRALRVADVGTGSGCIAIAVAHYAPGVEVWAGDISGAALEVAAGNVAKHGLETRVHLVCGDLMAPLPGAFDLVCANLPYLAAGSELAPEVLAQPARALYAEADGAGLVTRLLAEAPARLNPGGRVLAEVDPSILAVVLDAAGGHFGEHVVHRDLGGHERVLEAWS
- a CDS encoding threonylcarbamoyl-AMP synthase, yielding MVLKPTRAGLTRAAQLIRGGSVIAFPTDTVYGLGAAADDEVARRRVYQIKGRPAGLPLILMVAAESQLEGWVHVDSRAEAMIRRWWPGPLTLILHAKGGGTLGVRIPKHQVALDLLSAAGPLMTTSANLHGKDPAMTAEDAGALPGVMVVLDGGAAPGGLASTVLDLTGPEPHVLREGAIPTSELLGPPPPHAG
- a CDS encoding serine hydroxymethyltransferase → MTFRALDRDDPEVANLIRKEFKRQSETLELIASENLTSPAILEALGTLLTNKYAEGYPGRRYYGGTGEVIDKIESLAVERAKELFGAEYVNVQPHAGSQANAAVYMAVCQPGDRVMGMDLSAGGHLTHGSPANFSGKLYEIHSYGVDRETELIDYDAMEKLAERVRPKMILGGFSAYSRIVDWARMRQIADSVGATFFVDMAHVAGLVAGDQYPSPIPYADVTTTTTQKTLRGAWGAIILCRNEYQKAIDSAVFPGIQGGPLMHAIAAKAVCFGEALRPEFKVYAKQVVVNAKALAGRLMERGLRLVSGGTDNHLMLIDLRPQKRTGKQVQEVADTVGITLNRNSIPFDEASKFNPSGVRVGTPLVTTRGMREAEMVQIADCIADLVERIDDRAVLDSVHERALDLCRRFPVPYSFD